One genomic segment of Arcobacter porcinus includes these proteins:
- the hsdR gene encoding EcoAI/FtnUII family type I restriction enzme subunit R: MAYSESDTRANLIDPKLETSNWKSSNIVREYYFTDGRKLIGGKRGKRYFVDYLLVYKNTNLAIIEAKAQNKDPLDGLQQSINYAQKLKIDFVYSTNGDKIYEHSLLCGKGRFIEDYPTPEELFYRKFGKLKEQEERVITQNFYFEGNKKPRFYQQIAVQKAVEAIANDKNRVLLTLATGTGKTYIAFQIVYRLFQARWNKDKTNRRPKILILADRNVLKSQAMNEFNPMEKDLVDINGKDIKRRGGKVPTNGNVFFAIYQSIAENKNRIIENSDEENEDDVIAYYKQYPSNFFDLVIIDECHRGSANDTSSWRDILNHFSHATHLGLTATPKRDDNGDTYKYFGEPVYEYSLKDGINDGFLTPYKVKRIQTNIDEYHFNPDDIITGELDKNIVTLQEFEKSVIIPKRTKLIAKTILENINPFDKTIIFCVNQAHASSMKAAIDRYKTIKDSNYCVRVTSDEGEIGREFLEKFQNNDLDIPTILTSSKMLTTGVDAKNVRNVVLTAPIASMTEFKQIIGRGTRTYEGKDFFTIIDFVGATNLFYDKAWDDDPLSVDIKTTNIENIEDDELNEENKTDETKKEQNKKEEFLNDDEFEAKTKEEKAKKEQVIIDIKGKKLKVINIETTYVGVDGKPLRSSEYLELLIGVLGRFYNDEQTLRDIWSNPKNRKELLEKLKDMNIDESQLEDLKDIFEAKNSDIYDVLAHLSFNCNIKTRDERAIAALNSKFIEKYQNEKAKDFIEFILEKYRKYGFKELGENKLSTLIEQSGFDRRELMASFGDFKIRDEYFELQKEIYR; the protein is encoded by the coding sequence ATGGCTTATAGTGAATCTGATACTCGTGCAAATTTAATAGATCCAAAACTTGAAACTTCAAATTGGAAATCTTCAAATATAGTTAGAGAATACTATTTTACAGATGGTAGAAAATTAATAGGTGGAAAAAGAGGGAAGAGATATTTTGTAGATTATCTTTTGGTTTATAAAAATACAAATCTTGCAATCATTGAAGCAAAAGCTCAAAACAAAGATCCACTTGATGGACTTCAACAAAGCATAAACTATGCACAAAAACTAAAAATTGATTTTGTTTACTCTACAAATGGAGATAAAATCTATGAACACTCACTTCTTTGTGGAAAAGGTCGATTTATAGAAGATTATCCAACTCCAGAAGAGCTTTTTTATAGAAAATTTGGAAAATTAAAAGAGCAAGAAGAGAGAGTAATTACTCAAAATTTTTATTTTGAAGGGAATAAAAAACCAAGATTTTATCAACAAATCGCAGTTCAAAAAGCAGTTGAAGCAATAGCAAATGATAAAAATAGAGTTCTTTTAACCCTAGCAACTGGAACAGGAAAAACATATATAGCTTTTCAAATCGTATATAGATTGTTTCAAGCAAGATGGAATAAAGATAAAACAAATAGAAGACCAAAAATCTTGATTCTTGCAGATAGAAATGTTTTAAAATCTCAAGCTATGAATGAGTTTAATCCTATGGAAAAGGATTTGGTGGATATAAATGGAAAAGATATAAAAAGAAGAGGTGGAAAAGTTCCTACAAATGGAAATGTATTTTTTGCTATTTATCAATCTATTGCTGAGAATAAAAATAGAATTATTGAAAATAGTGATGAAGAGAATGAAGATGATGTAATAGCTTACTATAAACAGTATCCGTCAAACTTTTTTGACCTAGTTATCATAGATGAGTGTCATAGAGGTAGTGCAAATGATACTAGCTCTTGGAGAGATATTTTAAATCATTTCTCACATGCTACTCATTTAGGACTTACAGCAACTCCAAAAAGAGATGACAACGGCGATACTTACAAATACTTTGGAGAACCAGTTTATGAATACTCTTTAAAAGATGGAATAAATGATGGATTTTTAACTCCATATAAAGTAAAGAGAATTCAAACAAATATAGATGAGTATCACTTCAATCCAGATGATATAATCACAGGTGAGTTGGATAAAAATATAGTAACTCTTCAAGAGTTTGAAAAAAGTGTGATTATTCCAAAAAGAACAAAACTAATAGCCAAAACAATTTTAGAAAATATAAATCCTTTTGATAAAACAATTATTTTTTGTGTAAATCAAGCACACGCAAGTAGTATGAAAGCAGCAATAGATAGATATAAAACTATAAAAGATAGCAACTATTGTGTAAGAGTTACAAGTGATGAGGGTGAGATTGGAAGAGAATTTTTGGAGAAGTTTCAAAACAATGATTTGGATATTCCAACTATTCTTACAAGCTCAAAAATGCTAACAACTGGAGTTGATGCAAAAAATGTACGAAATGTGGTTTTAACTGCACCAATTGCTTCTATGACTGAGTTTAAACAGATAATTGGAAGAGGAACAAGAACTTATGAGGGAAAAGATTTCTTCACTATTATAGATTTTGTAGGTGCTACAAACTTATTTTATGATAAAGCTTGGGATGATGACCCTTTAAGTGTTGATATAAAAACAACAAATATTGAAAATATTGAAGATGATGAGCTAAATGAAGAGAATAAAACAGATGAAACAAAAAAAGAGCAAAATAAAAAAGAAGAGTTTTTAAATGATGATGAATTTGAAGCAAAAACAAAAGAGGAAAAAGCAAAAAAAGAGCAAGTAATCATAGATATAAAAGGTAAAAAACTAAAAGTAATAAACATAGAGACAACTTATGTAGGAGTAGATGGAAAGCCTTTAAGAAGCTCTGAATATCTTGAGCTTTTAATAGGTGTTTTGGGAAGATTTTACAATGATGAGCAAACTCTAAGAGATATTTGGAGTAATCCAAAAAATAGAAAAGAGCTTTTAGAGAAACTAAAAGATATGAATATAGATGAGTCTCAGCTTGAAGATTTAAAAGATATTTTTGAAGCAAAAAATAGTGATATTTATGATGTTTTGGCTCATTTGTCTTTTAATTGTAATATAAAAACAAGAGATGAAAGAGCAATAGCTGCTTTAAACTCAAAATTTATAGAGAAATATCAAAATGAAAAAGCAAAAGATTTTATAGAGTTTATCTTAGAAAAATATAGAAAATATGGTTTCAAAGAGCTAGGAGAGAATAAACTCTCAACACTAATAGAACAAAGTGGATTTGATAGAAGAGAACTTATGGCTTCATTTGGTGATTTTAAAATAAGAGATGAGTATTTTGAGCTTCAAAAAGAGATTTATAGATGA